In one window of Paenarthrobacter nicotinovorans DNA:
- the rpsG gene encoding 30S ribosomal protein S7, with the protein MPRKGPAPKRPLVSDPVYGSPLVTQLINKVLVDGKKSTAERIVYGALEGARAKSGGDPVAALKKAMDNVKPSLEVRSRRVGGATYQVPVEVKPGRSTALALRWLVGYSKARREKTMTERLQNEILDASNGLGAAVKRREDTHKMAESNKAFAHYRW; encoded by the coding sequence ATGCCTCGCAAGGGTCCGGCCCCGAAGCGGCCGCTAGTTTCCGATCCCGTTTACGGCTCCCCGTTGGTCACTCAGCTGATCAACAAGGTTCTGGTTGACGGCAAGAAGTCCACCGCAGAGCGCATCGTTTACGGCGCACTCGAAGGTGCACGTGCCAAGTCCGGCGGCGACCCCGTTGCCGCTCTCAAGAAGGCCATGGACAACGTCAAGCCTTCCCTCGAGGTGCGTTCACGCCGCGTTGGTGGCGCCACCTACCAGGTTCCGGTTGAGGTCAAGCCGGGCCGCTCCACCGCCCTCGCTCTGCGTTGGCTCGTGGGCTACTCCAAGGCCCGCCGGGAGAAGACCATGACCGAGCGCCTCCAGAACGAAATCCTGGATGCCTCCAACGGTCTCGGTGCCGCTGTCAAGCGTCGCGAAGACACCCACAAGATGGCCGAGTCGAACAAGGCCTTCGCACACTACCGCTGGTAA
- the rpsL gene encoding 30S ribosomal protein S12 gives MPTINQLVRKGRTPKVSKTKAPALKGSPMRRGVCTRVYTTTPKKPNSALRKVARVRLNGGVEVTAYIPGVGHNLQEHSIVLVRGGRVKDLPGVRYKIVRGALDTQGVKNRKQARSRYGAKMEKK, from the coding sequence GTGCCTACGATTAACCAGCTGGTCCGCAAGGGCCGCACGCCGAAGGTCTCCAAGACCAAGGCTCCCGCGCTGAAGGGCAGCCCGATGCGTCGCGGTGTTTGCACCCGCGTTTACACCACCACCCCCAAGAAGCCGAACTCGGCTCTCCGTAAGGTGGCACGTGTGCGCCTCAACGGTGGCGTGGAAGTTACCGCTTACATCCCCGGTGTTGGCCACAACCTCCAGGAGCACTCCATCGTGCTCGTCCGTGGTGGTCGTGTGAAGGACCTTCCGGGTGTCCGCTACAAGATCGTCCGCGGCGCACTCGACACCCAGGGTGTCAAGAACCGCAAGCAGGCCCGCAGCCGTTACGGCGCAAAGATGGAGAAGAAGTAA